From Streptomyces qinzhouensis, one genomic window encodes:
- a CDS encoding glycosyltransferase family 4 protein: MRIGIVCPYSWDVPGGVQFHIRDLAEHLIRLGHEVSVLAPADDDTPLPPYVVSAGRAVPVPYNGSVARLNFGFLSAARVRRWLHDGTFDVIHIHEPTSPSLGLLACWAAQGPIVATFHTSNPRSRAMIAAYPILQPALEKISARIAVSEYARRTLVEHLGGDAVTIPNGVDVSFFEHAEPRKEWQGEPDAGVLGFIGRIDEPRKGLPVLMKALPKILAARPGTRLLVAGRGDEEEAVASLPPEMRSRVEFLGMVSDEDKAKLLRSVDVYVAPNTGGESFGIILVEAMSAGAPVLASDIDAFAQVLDQGAAGELFANEDPDSLADAAIRLLGDPERRAGLRERALAHVRRFDWSTVGADILAVYETVTAGAASVATDDRPGLRTRLGLARGGASR; the protein is encoded by the coding sequence ATGAGGATCGGCATCGTCTGCCCGTACTCCTGGGACGTCCCCGGCGGGGTCCAGTTCCACATCCGCGACCTGGCCGAACACCTCATCCGGCTCGGCCACGAGGTCTCCGTCCTCGCCCCCGCCGACGACGACACCCCGCTGCCGCCGTACGTCGTCTCCGCCGGGCGCGCCGTCCCCGTCCCGTACAACGGCTCCGTCGCCCGGCTCAACTTCGGCTTCCTGTCGGCCGCCCGGGTGCGGCGCTGGCTCCACGACGGCACCTTCGACGTGATCCACATCCATGAGCCGACCTCGCCGTCGCTCGGACTGCTCGCCTGCTGGGCCGCGCAGGGCCCGATCGTGGCGACCTTCCACACCTCCAACCCGCGCTCCCGGGCGATGATCGCCGCCTATCCGATCCTCCAGCCCGCGCTGGAGAAGATCAGCGCGCGGATCGCGGTCAGCGAGTACGCCCGGCGCACCCTCGTCGAGCACCTCGGCGGCGACGCCGTCACCATCCCCAACGGTGTCGACGTCTCCTTCTTCGAACACGCCGAACCCCGCAAGGAGTGGCAGGGCGAGCCGGACGCCGGGGTACTCGGTTTCATCGGCCGGATCGACGAGCCGCGCAAGGGCCTGCCCGTCCTGATGAAGGCCCTTCCGAAGATCCTGGCGGCCCGCCCCGGCACCCGGCTGCTGGTCGCCGGGCGGGGCGACGAGGAGGAGGCCGTCGCGTCCCTGCCGCCCGAGATGCGGTCCAGGGTGGAATTCCTCGGGATGGTCAGCGACGAGGACAAGGCCAAGCTGCTGCGCAGCGTCGATGTGTATGTGGCGCCCAACACCGGCGGCGAGAGCTTCGGAATCATCCTGGTCGAGGCGATGTCGGCGGGCGCACCGGTCCTCGCCAGCGATATCGACGCCTTCGCGCAGGTTCTCGACCAGGGCGCGGCGGGGGAGCTGTTCGCCAACGAGGATCCGGACTCCCTGGCCGACGCCGCGATCCGGCTGCTCGGTGACCCGGAGCGCCGCGCCGGGCTCCGGGAACGGGCCCTGGCCCATGTCCGGCGCTTCGACTGGTCCACGGTCGGCGCGGACATCCTGGCGGTCTACGAGACGGTGACCGCGGGCGCGGCATCCGTCGCCACCGACGACCGCCCGGGCCTGCGCACCCGCCTCGGCCTCGCCCGCGGGGGCGCCTCCCGCTGA
- the pgsA gene encoding phosphatidylinositol phosphate synthase gives MLNKYARAFFTRVLTPFAAFLLRRGVSPDAVTLIGTAGVVAGALVFFPRGEFFWGTIVITLFVFSDLVDGNMARQAGISSRWGAFLDSTLDRVADSAIFGGLALWYAGKGDDNILCAVAIFCLASGQVVSYTKARGEAIGLPVAVNGLIERAERLVISLVAAGLSGLAAFGVPGIEILLPIALWIVAVGSAVTLGQRVVTVRRESAEADAAGSGDRHSGAGAT, from the coding sequence ATGCTGAACAAGTACGCGCGTGCATTCTTCACGCGTGTCCTCACACCGTTCGCCGCGTTTCTCCTCCGTCGAGGGGTGAGCCCCGACGCCGTCACCCTCATCGGTACGGCCGGAGTCGTCGCGGGTGCGCTGGTCTTCTTCCCACGCGGGGAGTTCTTCTGGGGCACGATCGTCATCACCCTCTTCGTCTTCTCCGACCTGGTCGACGGCAATATGGCCCGCCAGGCGGGGATCTCCAGCCGCTGGGGCGCCTTCCTCGACTCCACGCTGGACCGGGTCGCCGACAGCGCGATCTTCGGTGGTCTCGCGCTCTGGTACGCGGGCAAGGGCGACGACAACATCCTCTGCGCCGTGGCGATCTTCTGCCTCGCCAGTGGGCAGGTGGTGTCGTACACCAAGGCCCGGGGCGAGGCCATCGGGCTGCCCGTCGCCGTGAACGGCCTGATCGAGCGGGCCGAGCGGCTGGTGATCTCCCTGGTGGCCGCCGGGCTCTCCGGGCTCGCCGCCTTCGGAGTGCCGGGTATCGAGATCCTGCTGCCGATCGCCCTGTGGATCGTCGCCGTGGGCAGCGCGGTCACCCTCGGACAGCGCGTCGTGACCGTCCGCCGGGAGTCCGCCGAGGCGGACGCCGCCGGATCCGGGGACCGGCACAGCGGGGCCGGGGCGACGTGA
- a CDS encoding elongation factor G-like protein EF-G2, which yields MGDKANTHPGAAGRATAADRPSSVRNVVLVGHSGSGKTTLVEALALTAGAVNRAGRVEDGGTISDYDEIEHRQQRSVQLSLVPLDWDGYKINLLDTPGYADFVGELRAGLRAADAALFVVSAAQEPDAIGGATRAVWDECAAVGMPRAIVVTHLETARAGYEQLTRVLAELFGGDDPDAVLPLYLPQYGEPGPDGHAPTTGLVGLLTRKIYDYSGGQRAEIPPGPEQEPLIEAARNRLIEGIIAESEDESLMDRYLGGEDIDVKTLVDDLEKAVARGTFHPVLAAAPAAEGARQGIGTVELLELITRGFPTPLEAECPLVTSPQGAARPRPACDPDGPLVAEVVKTSSDPYVGRISLVRVFSGTLRPDETVHVSGHGPAERGHEPPELHEADERVGALSVPFGKQQRPLPRVIAGDLACVAKLGRAGTGDTLSAKDDPLLMEPWQMPDPLLPLAVRAHSKADEEKLSHGLNRLVAEDPAMRLEQNPDTRQMVLWCLGEAHADVALERLRTRYGVEVDVIAHRVALRETFGGAASGRGRHVKQSGGHGQYAICEIDVEPLPAGSGIEFVDKVVGGAVPRQFIPSVEKGVRAQAARGVTAGYPLVDIRVTLRDGKAHSVDSSDAAFQTAGALALREAAAATPIHLLEPVAEIRVLVSDEYVGPVMSDLSGRRGRVVGTEQSAGARTLVRAEVPEIEIGRYAVDLRSISHGTGRFSRAYARHEAMPQQVADRLRQDTGGGAER from the coding sequence ATGGGCGACAAGGCGAACACCCACCCCGGAGCCGCCGGCAGGGCTACGGCGGCCGACCGGCCCTCATCCGTACGGAATGTGGTGCTGGTCGGCCACAGCGGTTCGGGCAAGACCACCCTCGTGGAGGCCCTGGCCCTCACCGCGGGGGCGGTGAACCGGGCGGGCCGGGTCGAGGACGGCGGCACGATCTCCGACTACGACGAGATCGAGCACCGCCAGCAGCGCTCCGTACAGCTCTCCCTCGTCCCGCTCGACTGGGACGGCTACAAGATCAACCTGCTGGACACCCCCGGGTACGCCGATTTCGTCGGCGAGCTGCGGGCCGGGCTGCGGGCGGCCGACGCGGCGCTGTTCGTGGTCTCGGCCGCCCAGGAACCGGACGCCATCGGCGGCGCCACCCGGGCCGTATGGGACGAATGCGCCGCCGTCGGCATGCCGCGGGCGATCGTCGTCACGCATCTGGAGACCGCCAGGGCCGGGTACGAACAGCTGACCAGGGTCCTCGCGGAACTGTTCGGCGGTGACGACCCGGATGCCGTGCTGCCGCTCTATCTGCCGCAGTACGGGGAGCCGGGCCCCGACGGGCACGCCCCGACCACCGGTCTGGTGGGCCTGCTGACCCGGAAGATCTACGACTACTCCGGCGGGCAGCGCGCGGAGATTCCGCCCGGCCCGGAGCAGGAGCCGCTCATCGAGGCGGCCCGCAATCGGCTGATCGAGGGAATCATCGCCGAGAGCGAGGACGAGAGCCTGATGGACCGCTATCTCGGCGGGGAGGACATCGACGTCAAGACGCTCGTCGACGATCTGGAGAAGGCGGTCGCCCGCGGCACCTTCCACCCTGTGCTGGCCGCCGCCCCCGCCGCCGAGGGCGCCCGGCAGGGTATCGGCACGGTCGAACTCCTCGAGCTGATCACCCGTGGCTTCCCGACCCCGCTGGAGGCCGAGTGTCCGCTGGTCACCTCCCCGCAGGGCGCGGCCCGTCCCCGCCCGGCCTGCGATCCGGACGGGCCGCTGGTCGCCGAGGTGGTGAAGACGTCGTCGGATCCGTATGTGGGCAGGATCTCCCTGGTCCGGGTCTTCTCCGGCACCCTGCGCCCCGACGAGACGGTCCATGTGTCGGGCCACGGGCCGGCCGAGCGGGGCCATGAGCCGCCCGAGCTGCACGAGGCCGACGAACGGGTCGGCGCGCTCTCCGTCCCCTTCGGCAAACAGCAGCGGCCGCTCCCCCGGGTGATCGCCGGGGATCTGGCCTGTGTCGCCAAACTGGGGCGCGCCGGAACCGGCGATACGCTCTCGGCCAAGGACGACCCGCTGCTGATGGAGCCGTGGCAGATGCCGGATCCGCTGCTTCCGCTGGCGGTACGGGCCCATAGCAAGGCCGATGAGGAGAAGCTCTCGCACGGGCTGAACCGGCTGGTCGCCGAGGATCCCGCGATGCGGCTGGAACAGAACCCGGACACCCGCCAGATGGTGCTGTGGTGTCTGGGCGAGGCCCATGCGGATGTGGCGCTGGAACGGCTGCGTACCCGGTACGGCGTCGAGGTGGACGTGATCGCGCACCGGGTGGCGCTGCGGGAGACCTTCGGCGGCGCGGCTTCGGGCCGGGGCCGCCATGTGAAACAGTCCGGTGGCCACGGCCAGTACGCGATCTGCGAGATCGACGTGGAGCCGCTGCCCGCGGGCTCCGGAATCGAGTTCGTCGACAAGGTCGTGGGCGGTGCGGTGCCCCGCCAGTTCATCCCCTCCGTCGAGAAGGGGGTACGGGCCCAGGCGGCGCGCGGAGTGACCGCCGGGTATCCGCTGGTCGATATCCGGGTCACCCTCCGGGACGGCAAGGCGCACTCGGTGGACTCCTCGGACGCGGCCTTCCAGACGGCGGGCGCCCTCGCCCTGCGGGAGGCGGCCGCGGCGACCCCGATCCACCTGCTGGAGCCGGTGGCCGAGATCCGGGTACTGGTTTCGGACGAATACGTCGGCCCCGTGATGAGCGATCTGTCGGGACGGCGGGGCCGGGTCGTGGGCACCGAACAGTCGGCCGGGGCGCGGACCCTGGTCCGGGCCGAGGTACCCGAGATCGAGATCGGACGGTACGCGGTCGATCTGCGGTCCATCTCCCACGGCACGGGCCGGTTCAGCCGGGCGTACGCCCGGCACGAGGCGATGCCGCAGCAGGTCGCCGACCGGCTGCGGCAGGACACCGGCGGGGGCGCGGAGCGCTGA